Proteins from one Amycolatopsis benzoatilytica AK 16/65 genomic window:
- a CDS encoding DUF3618 domain-containing protein — protein MARDPETIEREIEQARTALVATLDQLGTKANPQKLAEQAKDSARAKLDNPKVKYPLIGAGVLIAVLLVRKLFR, from the coding sequence GTGGCTCGCGACCCCGAGACCATCGAGCGTGAGATCGAGCAGGCGAGGACCGCCCTGGTGGCGACCCTCGATCAGCTGGGCACCAAAGCCAACCCGCAGAAACTCGCTGAACAGGCGAAGGACAGCGCACGGGCGAAGCTCGACAACCCGAAGGTCAAGTACCCGCTGATCGGCGCCGGCGTACTGATCGCCGTGCTGCTGGTGCGCAAGCTCTTCCGCTGA
- a CDS encoding TetR/AcrR family transcriptional regulator produces the protein MTTAKRKRMPRAERERQMIEVAEQVFGERGYAMASMDEIAELVGVSKPMLYEYFNSKEGLLLACIRESRSALQQATEQAIVGAPTANEALRRGLLSFFVFIRERRQAWSLLRHEMALIGTPAADEIEETRRQQTDLITALMSGYFDSDDTLRAEASAEFVVGACERLAIWCERFPEVTPERATEYAMDLLWAGLSQRAI, from the coding sequence ATGACCACCGCGAAGCGCAAGCGCATGCCCCGAGCCGAACGCGAACGGCAGATGATCGAGGTGGCCGAGCAGGTTTTCGGCGAGCGCGGCTACGCGATGGCGTCGATGGACGAGATCGCCGAACTGGTCGGCGTGTCCAAGCCGATGCTGTACGAGTACTTCAACTCCAAAGAGGGTCTGCTGCTGGCATGCATCCGCGAGTCGCGATCCGCCCTGCAACAGGCCACTGAGCAGGCGATCGTCGGCGCGCCGACCGCCAACGAGGCGCTGCGCCGCGGATTGCTGTCGTTCTTCGTGTTCATCCGGGAGCGCCGGCAGGCGTGGTCACTGCTCCGGCACGAGATGGCACTGATCGGAACTCCGGCCGCCGACGAGATAGAGGAGACCCGTCGCCAGCAGACCGACCTGATCACCGCCCTGATGAGCGGCTACTTCGACAGCGACGACACCCTGCGCGCCGAAGCCTCGGCTGAGTTCGTGGTCGGCGCCTGCGAACGACTGGCGATCTGGTGCGAGCGGTTTCCCGAGGTGACACCCGAGCGGGCCACCGAGTACGCGATGGATCTCCTCTGGGCGGGGTTGTCACAGCGCGCGATCTGA
- a CDS encoding flavin-containing monooxygenase, producing MGNRTETGVIVVGTGFSGLGMAIRLREDGRDDFVVLEKADDVGGTWRDNSYPGCACDIPSHMYSFSFEQNPGWSRAYSPQPEIHRYLRGVSDKHELRRFIRFGQEMTGARWDAEESRWHVSTRGGDEFVAPVLVAGVGALHRPMIPELPGIERFQGKAFHSAEWDHDFDFAGKRVAVVGTGASAIQFVPKIAPQVAELTLFQRTPPWVLPKADRDMPGWLRGLFRAVPPVQRVYRNFLYWTLEARAIGFNGQPWIMRLGQRMAKANIDRAVSDPQLRAKLTPDYTMGCKRVLISNDYYPALARDNVDVVTDGVAEVREHSVVDRAGVEHEVDAIVYGTGFHVTDAFDSLEIVGLDGRNLAKEWAEEGMRTHLGITVHGFPNLFFLLGPNTGLGHNSVVFMIEAQVSYVSQALRLARGQALEPRAEVQERFNAEVQRKLGQGIWTQGGCKSWYLDAKGVNRTLWPGFTWRYWLDTRRVRREDFELLG from the coding sequence ATGGGCAACCGCACCGAGACCGGGGTGATCGTGGTCGGCACCGGGTTCTCCGGGCTGGGCATGGCGATCCGGTTGCGCGAGGACGGCCGCGACGACTTCGTGGTGCTGGAGAAGGCGGACGATGTCGGCGGCACCTGGCGCGACAACAGCTACCCCGGTTGCGCGTGCGACATCCCGTCGCACATGTACTCCTTCTCCTTCGAGCAGAACCCAGGCTGGTCGCGGGCGTACTCGCCGCAGCCGGAGATTCACCGGTACCTGCGCGGCGTCTCGGACAAGCACGAGCTGCGCCGCTTCATCCGGTTCGGCCAGGAGATGACCGGTGCGCGCTGGGACGCCGAGGAAAGCCGCTGGCACGTCAGCACCCGCGGCGGCGACGAGTTCGTCGCACCGGTGCTGGTCGCGGGCGTCGGCGCGCTGCACCGGCCGATGATCCCGGAACTGCCCGGCATCGAGCGGTTCCAGGGCAAGGCGTTCCACTCCGCCGAGTGGGACCACGACTTCGACTTCGCGGGCAAGCGCGTCGCCGTGGTCGGCACCGGGGCCAGCGCGATCCAGTTCGTGCCGAAGATCGCGCCGCAGGTCGCGGAGCTGACCCTGTTCCAGCGGACCCCGCCGTGGGTGCTGCCCAAGGCGGACCGGGACATGCCGGGCTGGCTGCGCGGATTGTTCCGTGCGGTGCCGCCAGTGCAGCGTGTGTACCGGAATTTCCTTTACTGGACACTGGAAGCGCGGGCGATCGGGTTCAACGGGCAACCGTGGATCATGCGGCTCGGGCAGCGGATGGCCAAGGCGAACATCGATCGTGCGGTGTCGGATCCGCAGCTGCGGGCCAAGCTGACGCCGGACTACACCATGGGCTGCAAGCGGGTCTTGATCTCCAACGACTACTACCCGGCGCTGGCGCGCGACAACGTCGACGTCGTCACGGACGGGGTAGCGGAGGTTCGCGAGCACAGCGTGGTCGACCGGGCCGGGGTGGAACACGAGGTCGACGCGATCGTTTACGGGACCGGGTTCCACGTGACGGACGCGTTCGACAGCCTGGAGATCGTCGGGCTGGACGGGCGGAACCTCGCCAAGGAGTGGGCCGAGGAGGGAATGCGGACCCATCTGGGGATCACCGTGCACGGGTTCCCTAATCTGTTCTTCCTGCTGGGGCCGAACACCGGGCTGGGGCACAACTCGGTGGTGTTCATGATCGAGGCGCAGGTTTCCTATGTGTCGCAGGCACTTCGGCTCGCGCGGGGCCAGGCGCTGGAGCCCCGGGCCGAGGTGCAGGAGCGGTTCAACGCCGAAGTGCAGCGGAAGCTGGGGCAGGGGATCTGGACGCAAGGCGGATGCAAGAGCTGGTACTTGGACGCCAAGGGGGTCAACCGGACGTTGTGGCCTGGGTTCACCTGGCGGTACTGGCTCGATACCCGGCGGGTTCGGCGCGAGGATTTCGAGCTGCTCGGCTGA
- a CDS encoding helix-turn-helix domain-containing protein: protein MIDAEHYQRVLGDELRKLRRGRGWTRKELNAHLQSEISLQTLATYELGTRQCSVVRLVELCVAMDELPQDLLAKVHSRVFTEEPGRVRVDLRRVVEEAGPELTPLRRWAEGRLRQLGVAPSRTRSSGGVAGSGAGSSASQTPGGGLGPAAGSASTPSQPSHAPASQSDGEVSFDFAALERMAELCGLPTAELVSHLRKLAPA from the coding sequence GTGATCGACGCTGAGCACTACCAGCGGGTGCTGGGAGACGAGCTGCGCAAGCTCAGGCGTGGCCGAGGATGGACGCGCAAGGAGCTGAACGCTCATCTGCAGAGCGAAATCTCGCTGCAGACACTGGCGACGTACGAGCTGGGCACGCGGCAATGTTCGGTGGTGCGCCTGGTGGAACTGTGCGTGGCGATGGACGAGCTTCCGCAGGATCTGCTGGCGAAGGTGCACAGCCGGGTGTTCACCGAAGAGCCCGGACGGGTCCGGGTGGACCTGCGCCGGGTGGTCGAGGAGGCCGGACCGGAGCTGACTCCGTTGCGCCGCTGGGCCGAAGGCCGGTTGCGGCAGCTCGGGGTCGCCCCTTCGCGGACTCGTTCTTCCGGCGGCGTGGCGGGTTCCGGTGCTGGTTCCAGTGCCTCCCAGACTCCCGGCGGCGGACTTGGCCCCGCCGCCGGATCCGCAAGCACGCCAAGCCAACCGAGCCACGCGCCGGCCTCCCAGTCGGACGGCGAGGTGTCGTTCGACTTCGCGGCGCTGGAACGGATGGCCGAGCTGTGCGGGCTCCCGACCGCCGAGCTGGTCTCGCACCTGCGCAAGCTCGCCCCGGCCTGA
- a CDS encoding LCP family protein produces MDYPPRYGQGDRRPARSWQDERGRPPARQPAPPRTRREDPDEYRPVRRSGPPPRRRRGGMRGAKIAVAVVSLLVMGLTGYAWAAMQGLVNGLNYADVIGDGGGGDQPADGARDILLVGLDSRTDMQGNPLPADQLAQLNAGESDGELNTDTLILVHIPNDGSKAVAMSLPRDSYVDIAGGYGKHKINSAYARAMLTARKDLQAQGVTDPKELDVKANQAGAKNLIATVQNLTGATIDNYAAINLLGFSDITKAIGGVDVCLNDNVDDEYSGAKFTKGQHTIDGVQALEFVRQRHGLPRGDLDRVVRQQVFMAGMARKVLSAGTLTDPGKLNALIDAIKKSVVLNQNWDIFSFAQQMKGLTGGQLEFRTIPIDNVDYRTPSDGSAIKVDPAKVKAFVQGLAGPQAGPAQAPAPDQAAQQNDANKAVTVDVRNASGRTGLAASVSKQLSDKGFTAGTTDNASSRKTTVIWVPAGGEEAGKAVADALGTKATVQEDKSVPKGHVKVFLGSDYQPPSGASSGTGAAQAPPPSSPPASGADDQTITAAGVPCVN; encoded by the coding sequence GTGGACTACCCGCCTCGGTACGGGCAAGGCGATCGCCGCCCAGCCCGCTCGTGGCAGGACGAGCGCGGCCGGCCGCCGGCGCGGCAGCCCGCGCCGCCCCGGACGCGCCGCGAAGACCCGGACGAGTACCGGCCGGTCCGCCGGTCCGGACCGCCGCCCCGGCGCCGCCGCGGCGGGATGCGCGGTGCGAAGATCGCCGTCGCCGTGGTGTCGCTGCTGGTCATGGGCCTCACCGGATACGCATGGGCGGCGATGCAGGGCCTGGTCAACGGCCTCAACTACGCCGACGTCATCGGGGACGGCGGAGGCGGCGACCAGCCCGCCGACGGTGCCCGCGACATCCTCCTGGTCGGTCTCGACAGCCGGACCGACATGCAGGGCAACCCGCTGCCCGCGGACCAGCTCGCCCAGCTCAACGCGGGCGAGTCGGACGGCGAGCTGAACACCGACACGCTCATCCTGGTGCACATCCCGAACGACGGCAGCAAAGCGGTCGCGATGTCGCTGCCGCGCGACTCCTACGTCGACATCGCCGGCGGATACGGGAAGCACAAGATCAACTCCGCGTACGCCCGCGCGATGCTGACCGCGCGCAAGGACTTGCAGGCGCAGGGCGTGACGGACCCGAAGGAACTGGACGTCAAGGCGAACCAGGCCGGTGCGAAGAACCTGATCGCGACCGTCCAGAACCTGACCGGCGCCACCATCGACAACTACGCCGCGATCAACCTGCTCGGCTTCAGCGACATCACCAAGGCGATCGGCGGCGTGGACGTCTGCCTGAACGACAACGTCGACGACGAGTACTCGGGCGCGAAGTTCACCAAGGGACAGCACACCATCGACGGCGTACAGGCGCTCGAGTTCGTCCGGCAGCGGCACGGCCTGCCGCGCGGCGACCTCGACCGGGTGGTGCGCCAGCAGGTGTTCATGGCCGGCATGGCGCGGAAGGTCCTTTCCGCGGGCACGCTCACCGACCCGGGCAAGCTGAACGCGCTGATCGACGCGATCAAGAAGTCCGTGGTGCTGAACCAGAACTGGGACATCTTCAGCTTCGCCCAGCAGATGAAGGGCCTTACCGGCGGCCAGCTGGAGTTCCGGACCATCCCGATCGACAACGTCGACTACCGCACCCCGAGCGACGGCTCCGCGATCAAGGTCGACCCGGCGAAGGTGAAGGCTTTCGTGCAGGGCCTGGCCGGTCCGCAGGCCGGACCGGCCCAGGCGCCGGCACCGGACCAGGCGGCGCAGCAGAACGACGCGAACAAAGCCGTCACGGTCGACGTGCGCAACGCCTCGGGCCGTACCGGACTGGCGGCGAGCGTGTCGAAGCAGTTGAGCGACAAGGGCTTCACCGCCGGGACGACCGATAACGCGTCCTCGCGCAAGACCACTGTGATCTGGGTCCCCGCCGGCGGCGAGGAGGCGGGCAAGGCGGTCGCCGACGCGCTCGGCACGAAGGCGACGGTGCAGGAAGACAAGAGCGTGCCGAAGGGCCATGTGAAGGTTTTCCTGGGCTCGGACTACCAGCCGCCCAGCGGTGCGTCCAGCGGCACCGGCGCCGCACAGGCCCCGCCGCCCTCGTCCCCGCCCGCTTCCGGGGCCGATGACCAGACCATCACCGCCGCGGGCGTGCCCTGCGTCAACTGA